Within Actinoplanes sp. L3-i22, the genomic segment GCGGCCGGCGTCGGTCAGCCCGAGCAGCCGCACCCGCCGGTCCGCCGGGTCCGGTTCGCGCTCGATGAGCGCGCGTTCCTGCAGGTCGTCGAGGACCGGGATGAGCCGCGTCTTGTCCGCGCCGATGCTCGCGGCCAGCGCCGCCTGGGTTCGCACCGAGCCGCCGGCCAGTGCGTTCAGCACCACGTAGGCCCACATCGACACCCCGTGCCGGGTCAGGATCGGCTGCTCCATCGCGATCAGCCGCCGCCCGAACCGGGCGACCAGCGCGCCGAGATCATCCCTCGCCATCCGCGCAGCTTTTCATGCCCCGTCCGGCTTGACTAATCGTACGCTGAAGTAGATCGTAAGCTTATGCCTACGATTACTGAGGACCTCCGGCCGATCCACTCGACCGTCATCCGCGCCACCGCCGACCTGGTCGGCCGGGCCACCGTCGCCGATCTGACCCGCCCGACCCCGTGCGCCGGCTGGGACCTCGGCGACCTGCTCGCGCACATGACCGTGCAGCACCTCGGCTTCGCCGCCGCGGCTCGGGGACACGGCGCCGACCCGGCCGTCTGGACGCCGGTGCGGCCCGGCGCCGATTTCGCCGAGCGGTATGCCGAGGCAGCCGACGCGGTCATCGATGCCTTCGCCGCCCCGGACGCCCTCGTCCGGGAGGTACACCTGCCGGAGCTGAGCCCCGACCGCACCTTCCCGGGGCGCCTGGCGCTCACGTTCCACCTGGTCGACTACGTGGTGCACGGCTGGGATGTCGCCACGGCGCTCGGGCTCCCGTTCCGCCCGTCCCCGGAGGCCCTGGCCGCCACCCTGCCGATCGCCCGCAGCGTCCCCGGCGGCGCGGCGCGCCTCGCCCCGGGAGCGGCCTTCGCCCCCGCCCTGCCGGTGCCGCCGGACACCGACCCGCTCACCGAGATCCTCCTGCTCCTCGGCCGCCGGCCCTGAACCCTCAGCCCGCCGGCCCTCAACCCAGCGGTCAGGCCAGGCGTGGCAGGTAGGCCGACCACACCTTCTTCGGCACGACCATGCGCCACGCGTCCAGCACCAACTCGGTCATCTCCGCCTCGTCCAACCCGGCCAGATGCGCCTGCACCCAGTTGAACCGCAGGTCGGACTCGCGCGGCAGATGGTAGGTGGCCGGATTCGCGGCGATCAGCGCGTCGCGTTCCTCCTTCGGATAGCCGAACCCCATGACGGTCTCGTCCCGCGAGAAGGCGACGTAGACGATCTTGCCCACGCGGAACTTCACCCTGTCCCGGATCAGGTGCTCGGTGCTTCGTGGCAGATCCCGGGCGACCCGCCGTACGTCATCGACGGTGACCATGCCCCGAACCTAATCCGGGGGTACGACAGAAACGGCTCACTGCCCACGCGGGCGCGGCACCGGCGGATCCGACGGCTCCTCCGGCGCCCGGACCTTGGCCCGGGCCACCCGGTCGGCGGCCAGCTTGTAGGTCGCCGCCCGGACCAGCTCGTCCGGCACGGTGTGCCGACCGGCGCTCTCCGGCTCCGCCGAGTGCCGGGCGCGCGGCGCGGGAACCGACGCCGGACCCGGCTCCGGCAGCGGGGCGACGGCCGGGTCCGGCTCGGCCGGCCAGTGCGGATCCGGCAGGGAGGAGTAGTGCACCCCGCCGTCCGCGGCCGGCTCGGGCAGGCCGGGGTGCGGCGCCGGCGCCGGGAAGCCGACCGACGACGGCCGCGGCGTCCCGGACGAA encodes:
- a CDS encoding MarR family winged helix-turn-helix transcriptional regulator encodes the protein MARDDLGALVARFGRRLIAMEQPILTRHGVSMWAYVVLNALAGGSVRTQAALAASIGADKTRLIPVLDDLQERALIEREPDPADRRVRLLGLTDAGRATHRAIQAEIRAAEDLLMGDLPQEDQETFLRTLSALANRIG
- a CDS encoding TIGR03086 family metal-binding protein, encoding MPTITEDLRPIHSTVIRATADLVGRATVADLTRPTPCAGWDLGDLLAHMTVQHLGFAAAARGHGADPAVWTPVRPGADFAERYAEAADAVIDAFAAPDALVREVHLPELSPDRTFPGRLALTFHLVDYVVHGWDVATALGLPFRPSPEALAATLPIARSVPGGAARLAPGAAFAPALPVPPDTDPLTEILLLLGRRP
- a CDS encoding MmcQ/YjbR family DNA-binding protein yields the protein MVTVDDVRRVARDLPRSTEHLIRDRVKFRVGKIVYVAFSRDETVMGFGYPKEERDALIAANPATYHLPRESDLRFNWVQAHLAGLDEAEMTELVLDAWRMVVPKKVWSAYLPRLA